In one window of Rhodopseudomonas palustris HaA2 DNA:
- a CDS encoding FixH family protein yields MKTQLSRALRAALVAVAMLGSTSIVRADIKDYEFRLAEPTVKVGRDKIVTVQLINKTTGKPEPEAVIFAMRLDMAPDGMPEMSTKIVREPGGDPGNYRFKAAFGMEGRWLLSLGAKVQGETGSVEGKLVITANK; encoded by the coding sequence ATGAAGACTCAGCTTTCGCGCGCCCTCCGGGCCGCGCTCGTCGCCGTTGCCATGCTCGGCTCGACCAGCATCGTCCGCGCCGACATCAAGGACTATGAATTCCGTCTCGCCGAGCCGACTGTCAAAGTCGGACGCGACAAGATCGTCACCGTTCAATTGATCAATAAAACCACCGGCAAGCCGGAGCCGGAAGCGGTGATTTTCGCTATGCGTCTCGACATGGCGCCGGACGGCATGCCGGAAATGTCGACCAAGATCGTCCGCGAGCCGGGCGGAGATCCAGGCAACTACCGCTTCAAGGCGGCGTTCGGCATGGAAGGCCGCTGGCTGTTGTCGCTCGGCGCCAAGGTGCAGGGCGAGACCGGTTCGGTCGAAGGCAAGCTCGTCATCACGGCGAACAAGTGA
- a CDS encoding DUF3096 domain-containing protein codes for MTITAAHIPAIVALIAGILILVMPRLLNIVVAIYLICVGLIGLGALRFLHL; via the coding sequence ATGACAATCACCGCTGCCCACATTCCCGCCATCGTCGCGCTGATCGCCGGTATCCTGATTCTGGTGATGCCGCGGTTGCTCAACATCGTCGTGGCGATCTACCTGATCTGCGTCGGACTGATCGGTCTGGGGGCGCTTCGCTTCCTGCACCTTTAG
- the ppdK gene encoding pyruvate, phosphate dikinase, with protein sequence MAKAASKTKKTASKSKSSAGKSSAAKSSVAKSRRKPVVAPARKAVAKTSPKPAPKAAKKAVSKPAAKPVSKTKPVSKAASVARAVAKAVVNAVIKPAAKPAKAAAKPASAPKSGKWVYTFGDGKADGKSSMRDLLGGKGANLAEMANLGLPVPPGFTIPTSVCTYFYANGKTYPKELQAQVERALDHVGKLTGKSFGDGENPLLVSVRSGARASMPGMMDTVLNLGLNDETVEALALKSGDRRFAYDSYRRFITMYSDVVLGLEHHHFEEILDGYKDSKGYTLDTDLDADDWVALVGQYKEAVAREIGQDFPQDPHAQLWGAIGAVFSSWMNARAVTYRRLHDIPESWGTAVNIQAMVFGNMGETSATGVAFTRNPSTGESRLYGEFLINAQGEDVVAGIRTPQDITEHARLESGSDKASMEAAMPEAFQELTRIYTLLEKHYRDMQDMEFTVEQGKLWMLQTRGGKRTAKAALRIAVELANEGLINKQDAISRIEPGSLDQLLHPTIDPHAKRDVIATGLPASPGAASGEIVFSSDEAAKLQADGRKVILVRIETSPEDIHGMHASEGILTTRGGMTSHAAVVARGMGKPCVSGCGSIRVDYGRGTMTVGSRTFKTGDIITIDGSIGQVLAGRMPMIEPELSGDFTTLMGWADQVRKLKVRVNADTPVDARTAIKFGAEGIGLCRTEHMFFEETRIRTVREMILAEDEQARRAALAKLLPMQRADFVELFEIMEGLPVTIRLLDPPLHEFLPHSHAEIEEVARAMNADPRRLADRARDLSEFNPMLGFRGCRLAIAYPEIAEMQARAIFEAAVETEKRTGKAVGLEVMVPLIATRAEFDLVKARIDATAHAVLRETGAKLTYQVGTMIELPRACLMAGDVAETAEFFSFGTNDLTQTTFGISRDDAASFLGTYIEKGIFAVDPFVSVDRDGVGELVKIGVERGRKTRPTLKVGICGEHGGDPASVAFCHEIGLDYVSCSPYRVPIARLAAAQAALGKAISSQA encoded by the coding sequence ATGGCCAAAGCCGCTTCTAAGACCAAGAAGACCGCTTCAAAATCGAAGTCTTCTGCAGGCAAGTCTTCTGCAGCTAAATCTTCCGTAGCCAAGTCGCGCCGCAAGCCTGTAGTCGCGCCCGCCCGGAAGGCCGTGGCCAAGACGTCGCCGAAGCCGGCGCCGAAAGCCGCCAAGAAGGCGGTTAGCAAGCCGGCGGCGAAACCCGTTTCCAAGACCAAGCCCGTTTCCAAGGCGGCGTCGGTCGCCCGGGCCGTCGCAAAGGCGGTTGTGAACGCGGTGATCAAGCCGGCCGCGAAGCCGGCCAAGGCCGCAGCGAAACCGGCCAGCGCGCCGAAATCCGGCAAGTGGGTCTACACCTTCGGTGACGGCAAGGCCGACGGCAAATCGAGCATGCGCGATTTGCTCGGCGGCAAGGGCGCCAATCTCGCCGAGATGGCCAATCTCGGCCTCCCAGTTCCGCCCGGCTTCACCATTCCGACCTCGGTCTGCACCTATTTCTACGCCAACGGCAAAACCTATCCGAAGGAGCTGCAGGCACAGGTCGAGCGCGCGCTCGATCATGTCGGCAAGCTGACCGGCAAGAGCTTTGGCGACGGCGAGAATCCGCTGCTGGTATCGGTTCGCTCCGGCGCCCGCGCCTCGATGCCGGGCATGATGGACACCGTGCTCAATCTCGGCCTGAACGACGAGACCGTCGAAGCGCTGGCGCTGAAATCCGGCGACCGCCGCTTCGCCTATGACAGCTATCGCCGCTTCATCACGATGTATTCCGATGTGGTGCTCGGCCTCGAGCATCATCATTTCGAGGAAATTCTCGACGGCTACAAGGACAGCAAGGGCTACACGCTCGACACCGACCTCGACGCCGACGACTGGGTTGCGCTGGTCGGCCAGTACAAGGAAGCGGTCGCCCGAGAAATCGGTCAGGACTTCCCGCAGGATCCGCATGCCCAGCTCTGGGGCGCGATCGGCGCGGTGTTCTCGTCGTGGATGAACGCCCGCGCGGTGACCTATCGCCGCCTGCACGACATTCCCGAGTCGTGGGGCACCGCCGTCAACATCCAGGCGATGGTGTTCGGCAATATGGGCGAGACCTCGGCCACCGGCGTCGCCTTCACGCGCAATCCCTCGACCGGCGAAAGCCGGCTGTACGGCGAGTTCCTGATCAACGCGCAGGGCGAGGACGTCGTCGCCGGCATCCGCACGCCGCAGGACATCACCGAGCACGCGCGGCTGGAATCCGGCTCCGACAAGGCGTCGATGGAAGCCGCAATGCCAGAGGCCTTCCAGGAGCTGACGCGGATCTACACGCTGCTCGAAAAGCACTACCGCGACATGCAGGACATGGAGTTCACGGTCGAGCAGGGCAAGCTGTGGATGCTGCAGACCCGCGGCGGCAAGCGCACCGCCAAGGCGGCGCTGCGCATCGCCGTCGAGCTCGCCAATGAAGGCCTGATCAACAAGCAGGATGCGATCAGCCGGATCGAGCCCGGCTCGCTCGATCAGTTGCTGCACCCGACGATCGATCCGCATGCCAAGCGCGACGTGATCGCCACCGGCCTGCCGGCGTCGCCGGGCGCCGCCTCGGGCGAGATCGTGTTCTCGTCGGACGAGGCCGCCAAGCTGCAGGCCGACGGACGTAAAGTCATTCTGGTCCGAATCGAGACCAGCCCCGAAGACATCCACGGCATGCACGCCTCGGAAGGCATCCTCACCACCCGCGGCGGCATGACCTCGCACGCCGCCGTGGTGGCGCGCGGCATGGGCAAGCCCTGCGTGTCGGGCTGCGGCTCGATCCGCGTCGATTACGGCCGCGGCACGATGACGGTCGGTTCGCGCACCTTCAAGACCGGCGACATCATCACCATCGACGGTTCGATCGGCCAGGTGCTGGCGGGACGGATGCCGATGATCGAGCCCGAATTGTCGGGCGACTTCACCACGCTGATGGGCTGGGCCGACCAGGTCCGCAAGCTCAAGGTCCGCGTCAACGCCGATACGCCGGTCGATGCGCGCACCGCGATCAAGTTCGGCGCCGAAGGCATCGGCCTTTGCCGCACCGAGCACATGTTCTTCGAAGAGACCCGCATCCGCACCGTGCGCGAGATGATCCTCGCCGAGGACGAGCAGGCGCGCCGCGCCGCGCTGGCCAAGCTGCTGCCGATGCAGCGCGCCGATTTCGTGGAGCTGTTCGAGATCATGGAGGGCCTGCCGGTGACGATCCGGCTGCTCGATCCGCCGCTGCACGAATTCCTGCCGCACAGCCATGCCGAGATCGAGGAAGTCGCCCGCGCGATGAACGCCGATCCGCGCCGGCTGGCCGATCGCGCCCGCGATCTGTCCGAGTTCAACCCGATGCTCGGCTTCCGCGGCTGCCGGCTGGCGATCGCCTATCCGGAGATCGCCGAGATGCAGGCCCGCGCCATCTTCGAGGCCGCGGTCGAAACCGAGAAGCGCACCGGCAAAGCGGTCGGTCTGGAAGTGATGGTGCCGCTGATCGCCACCCGCGCCGAGTTCGACCTGGTCAAGGCGCGGATCGACGCCACCGCGCATGCGGTGTTGCGCGAAACCGGCGCCAAGCTGACCTATCAGGTCGGCACCATGATCGAGCTGCCGCGCGCCTGCCTGATGGCCGGCGACGTCGCCGAGACGGCCGAGTTCTTCTCGTTCGGCACCAACGATCTGACCCAGACCACCTTCGGCATCAGCCGCGACGACGCCGCGAGCTTCCTCGGCACCTATATCGAGAAGGGCATCTTCGCGGTCGATCCGTTCGTCTCGGTGGACCGCGACGGCGTCGGCGAACTGGTGAAGATCGGTGTCGAACGCGGCCGCAAGACCCGGCCGACTCTCAAGGTCGGGATCTGCGGCGAGCACGGCGGCGATCCCGCCTCGGTCGCATTCTGCCACGAGATCGGTCTGGACTACGTGTCGTGCTCGCCCTATCGCGTGCCGATCGCGCGGCTCGCGGCGGCGCAGGCCGCGCTCGGCAAGGCGATCAGCAGCCAGGCGTAA
- a CDS encoding efflux RND transporter periplasmic adaptor subunit: MTRTALASLAVAALAAAGGGLYGVREHLHASTAQGIALFAPAQAQSNDEPIYYQDPDGKPSYSLTPRKTADGRDYRAVPAGADLNFGDDAPVAPPMVVATDRKIKFYRNPMGLADTSPVPKKDSMGMDYIPVYEVDGSDDGSVKLSPGKIQRTGVKSEAAGRRVIRTTIRAPGVIQLDERRVSVIAMRSESFVQKIADVTTGSRVTKDQALMEVYSSAISAAAADYIATINSKTTGGVAAYGRGSRQRLMNLDVPDAAIASMEKAGTVPIALEWTAPRDGVVLERNAIEGMRAQPGDVLFRIADTSVVWATLDVSERDLGALAPGQPVVVRARSYPGRDFTGEVKLIYPQIGKETRTARVRVELANADLVLLPDMYVDAEIDTGGSQPVLAVPDSSILDSGSKQVVFVDQGEGRYQPRSVKPGRRGGDDVEIREGLAEGERVVVSANFLIDAESNLNAALKSFSDAGAKP; this comes from the coding sequence GTGACGCGCACTGCTCTCGCGAGCCTGGCCGTCGCCGCTTTGGCGGCTGCGGGAGGCGGCCTGTACGGTGTCCGCGAGCACCTTCATGCGAGCACCGCGCAGGGCATCGCGTTGTTTGCTCCGGCGCAGGCGCAAAGCAATGACGAGCCGATCTACTATCAGGATCCGGACGGCAAGCCGTCCTATTCGCTGACACCGCGCAAGACCGCCGACGGGCGCGACTATCGCGCCGTGCCGGCCGGCGCCGATCTGAATTTCGGCGACGACGCGCCCGTCGCGCCGCCGATGGTGGTTGCGACGGATCGCAAGATCAAATTCTATCGCAATCCGATGGGCCTCGCCGACACCTCGCCGGTGCCGAAGAAGGATTCGATGGGGATGGACTACATCCCGGTCTACGAGGTCGACGGCAGCGACGATGGATCGGTGAAATTGTCGCCAGGGAAGATTCAGCGCACCGGTGTCAAATCGGAAGCCGCCGGCCGGCGCGTGATCCGCACCACGATCCGCGCGCCGGGCGTGATCCAGCTCGACGAACGCCGAGTCTCGGTGATCGCGATGCGCTCGGAAAGCTTCGTGCAGAAGATCGCCGACGTCACCACCGGCAGCCGCGTCACCAAGGACCAGGCCTTGATGGAGGTCTACAGCTCCGCGATCTCGGCTGCGGCGGCCGACTATATCGCCACCATCAATTCGAAGACCACCGGCGGCGTCGCTGCCTATGGGCGTGGCTCGCGGCAGCGGCTGATGAATCTCGATGTGCCGGACGCTGCGATTGCCTCGATGGAAAAGGCCGGCACGGTGCCGATCGCGCTGGAATGGACGGCGCCGCGCGACGGCGTCGTGCTGGAACGCAACGCCATCGAGGGCATGCGGGCGCAGCCCGGCGATGTGTTGTTCCGGATCGCCGATACATCCGTGGTGTGGGCGACGCTCGACGTGTCCGAGCGCGATCTCGGCGCGCTGGCGCCGGGCCAGCCCGTGGTCGTTCGCGCCCGCAGCTATCCAGGGCGCGACTTCACCGGCGAGGTGAAACTGATCTATCCGCAGATCGGCAAGGAGACGCGCACGGCGCGCGTCCGGGTCGAACTGGCCAATGCCGATCTGGTTTTGCTACCCGACATGTATGTCGATGCCGAGATCGACACCGGCGGCTCTCAGCCGGTGCTGGCGGTGCCGGACAGCTCCATACTGGATTCCGGCAGCAAGCAGGTGGTGTTCGTCGACCAGGGCGAAGGGCGCTACCAGCCGCGGAGCGTCAAACCCGGCCGTCGCGGAGGGGATGACGTCGAAATCCGCGAAGGTCTGGCCGAAGGCGAGCGGGTCGTGGTGTCGGCCAACTTCCTGATCGACGCGGAGAGCAATTTGAATGCCGCGCTGAAGAGCTTCTCGGACGCCGGAGCCAAGCCATGA